A window of the Yersinia rochesterensis genome harbors these coding sequences:
- the darD gene encoding darobactin export ABC transporter ATP-binding protein, whose amino-acid sequence MLNIQNAEKCYTTKTIKTKVLNHLSFSVEKGDFVSIMGPSGSGKSTLLNIIGLFDSLDNGSFTLAKKNIIDMSHSQKTILRRLLIGYIFQSFNLISHLSIFDNVALPLKYRGIGKKERTEQVNQILNLFDIDNRKNHKPMQLSGGQQQRVAIARAMVSNPALLLADEPTGNLDSKNALSVLQQLKYINQKGTTIIMVTHSDEASSYGNRIINMRDGKLT is encoded by the coding sequence ATGCTAAATATACAAAATGCTGAAAAGTGTTATACCACCAAAACAATTAAAACCAAGGTTCTTAATCATCTTAGCTTCAGCGTTGAAAAAGGTGATTTCGTTTCTATTATGGGGCCATCAGGCTCAGGAAAATCCACATTACTTAATATCATCGGTCTGTTTGACTCTCTTGATAATGGTTCATTCACACTGGCGAAAAAAAACATTATTGATATGAGCCACTCACAAAAAACAATATTACGACGATTATTAATAGGTTATATATTTCAATCATTCAATCTCATTTCACACTTATCTATTTTTGATAACGTTGCCTTACCACTTAAATATCGGGGCATTGGTAAAAAGGAACGTACCGAACAAGTTAACCAAATTTTAAACCTGTTCGATATTGATAACCGGAAAAATCATAAACCAATGCAACTCTCAGGCGGTCAACAACAACGAGTCGCCATCGCCAGAGCGATGGTATCTAACCCTGCATTGCTCTTGGCTGATGAGCCTACTGGCAATTTAGACAGTAAAAATGCCCTTTCTGTATTACAGCAATTAAAATATATAAACCAAAAAGGTACAACTATTATTATGGTTACACATTCAGATGAAGCTTCTTCATATGGCAACAGAATAATAAACATGAGAGATGGAAAACTTACATGA
- a CDS encoding MFS family transporter, translating into MVETTSLETSAASQSARLTEKADTRQRIRAIVGASSGNLVEWFDFYIYSFCALYFAPLFFPSDNPTTQLVQTAGVFAAGFLMRPIGGWLFGYIADKHGRKLSMLISVYMMCAGSLMIACLPTYASIGSLAPILLLIARLFQGLSVGGEYGTSATYMSEVAVKGRKGFYASFQYVTLIGGQLLALLVLVLLQQTLSSEVLHSWGWRIPFVLGALLAVVALYLRRSLNETSDEKTRNKKDAGSLKGLWKHRRAFIMVLGFTAGGSLSFYTYTTYMQKYLVNTAGMDVKTASLVMTAALFIFMIIQPLFGALSDRISRRTSMLTFGLLSMLLTVPILHALKGVTSPYIAFMLIVTALIILSFYTAIGGLLKAEMFPPEVRALGVGLSYAVANAMFGGSAEYVALSLKSFDMENSFFWYVSAMCFLTFLVSLRLHRKGQEVEL; encoded by the coding sequence ATGGTTGAAACAACATCATTAGAGACGAGCGCAGCATCACAATCAGCACGTTTGACAGAGAAAGCGGATACCCGGCAGAGAATTCGAGCTATCGTCGGTGCTTCCTCGGGTAATTTGGTTGAATGGTTCGACTTTTATATTTATTCGTTTTGTGCCCTTTACTTTGCACCGCTTTTTTTCCCTAGCGATAATCCGACCACTCAGTTAGTGCAAACTGCGGGTGTTTTTGCCGCAGGTTTTTTGATGCGCCCTATTGGTGGCTGGTTATTTGGTTATATTGCCGATAAACATGGTCGTAAGCTCTCCATGCTTATTTCTGTCTACATGATGTGTGCTGGCTCGTTAATGATTGCCTGCCTGCCAACATATGCTTCTATTGGTAGCCTCGCTCCTATTTTGTTATTAATTGCTCGCTTATTCCAAGGTCTATCAGTCGGTGGCGAATACGGCACCAGTGCTACCTATATGAGTGAAGTGGCAGTGAAAGGGCGCAAAGGTTTTTATGCTTCTTTCCAATATGTCACATTGATCGGCGGACAATTACTGGCATTATTAGTGCTGGTTTTGTTACAGCAAACTCTATCATCTGAAGTATTACATAGTTGGGGCTGGCGGATTCCTTTTGTGCTTGGGGCATTGCTGGCCGTGGTTGCACTTTATTTACGCCGTTCATTGAATGAAACTTCAGATGAAAAGACCCGTAACAAGAAAGATGCCGGTAGTTTGAAAGGGCTGTGGAAGCATCGGCGAGCCTTTATTATGGTATTAGGTTTCACTGCTGGCGGTTCACTGTCTTTTTATACTTATACGACTTATATGCAAAAATATTTAGTCAATACGGCTGGGATGGATGTGAAAACAGCCAGTCTGGTAATGACAGCGGCATTGTTTATTTTCATGATAATCCAACCCTTATTTGGTGCATTATCCGACCGTATTAGCCGGCGTACATCTATGCTGACTTTCGGTTTATTATCTATGCTACTCACAGTGCCTATTCTCCATGCGTTGAAAGGTGTCACCAGCCCTTATATCGCCTTTATGCTGATTGTCACCGCACTAATTATTCTCAGCTTCTATACTGCTATTGGTGGATTGCTGAAAGCCGAGATGTTCCCACCGGAGGTCAGAGCACTGGGGGTTGGCTTATCCTATGCGGTCGCCAATGCTATGTTTGGTGGTAGCGCTGAATATGTCGCGTTATCTCTCAAATCTTTTGATATGGAAAACAGTTTCTTCTGGTATGTCTCAGCCATGTGTTTCCTCACCTTCCTGGTTTCATTACGTTTACACCGCAAAGGGCAGGAGGTTGAACTATAA
- the darE gene encoding darobactin maturation radical SAM/SPASM protein DarE — MDNIIPVKFIDCTKINDIGLKELEKLDTCEYRTLSSYLIGKIPAKKLLDSDELDTFNEEIKKSISVKAIKAKKLVVVLKATRLCNLRCTYCHSWAEGPNQTVLFHTLVRTVRQILAIPNVNRFEFVWHGGEITLLKPAFFKKLIWLQQQFKRPEQYITNTMQSNVVNISDEWLIFIKGIGMNVGISLDGVPAVNDKRRMDYRGRKTSDRIAKGIKKLLEYNIPYGALIVVDREVYKTDMKEMLDYFISIELTHIEFLNIVPDNRLVKGQYVGEGFISYAEFIQFLSELFTIWVNGYQGKIHIAVFYDFIRVLKDAKNKLSACYWSGNCSQEIITLEPNGDISPCDKYVGDKGSIYGSLLNTDLADLLAHSSHNQQVINEEKNATEKMQLCEWFSICHGGCPHDRVINRRHTEGYNDTCCGTGKLLATIQRYLANTY; from the coding sequence ATGGATAATATAATTCCGGTAAAATTCATTGATTGCACTAAGATAAATGATATAGGTCTTAAAGAACTGGAAAAGCTCGATACATGTGAATACAGAACACTATCATCTTATCTTATTGGTAAAATACCAGCAAAAAAATTACTCGATAGTGATGAGCTAGATACATTCAACGAAGAGATAAAAAAAAGTATTTCAGTGAAAGCTATTAAAGCAAAAAAACTGGTTGTTGTGTTAAAGGCAACCCGTTTATGTAATCTTCGTTGTACCTACTGCCACTCATGGGCAGAAGGCCCCAATCAGACGGTGTTATTTCATACCCTCGTCCGGACAGTACGGCAGATCCTTGCCATTCCTAATGTAAATAGATTTGAGTTTGTCTGGCATGGCGGTGAAATCACACTACTAAAGCCAGCATTTTTTAAAAAACTTATTTGGTTGCAGCAACAATTCAAGCGGCCAGAGCAATATATAACCAACACCATGCAATCAAATGTCGTTAATATCTCAGATGAGTGGTTAATATTTATTAAAGGTATTGGCATGAATGTCGGAATTAGTCTTGATGGAGTACCAGCGGTAAATGATAAACGGCGGATGGACTATCGAGGCAGAAAAACATCTGATCGCATAGCCAAAGGAATAAAAAAACTTCTCGAGTATAATATTCCATATGGTGCTCTTATTGTTGTTGACCGAGAAGTTTATAAAACTGACATGAAAGAGATGTTGGACTATTTTATCTCAATAGAATTAACCCACATTGAGTTTCTTAATATAGTTCCTGATAATAGACTCGTTAAAGGGCAGTATGTTGGCGAAGGATTTATCAGTTATGCTGAATTTATCCAGTTTCTATCAGAGCTGTTTACTATTTGGGTAAACGGTTATCAGGGAAAGATACATATTGCTGTTTTTTATGATTTTATTCGTGTATTGAAAGATGCTAAAAATAAACTTTCCGCATGTTATTGGTCTGGCAATTGCTCGCAAGAAATTATTACCTTAGAACCCAATGGTGACATCTCTCCCTGCGACAAATATGTGGGTGATAAAGGTAGCATCTATGGATCTTTGTTAAATACTGACCTGGCGGATCTTTTAGCTCATTCATCGCATAATCAACAAGTCATCAATGAGGAAAAAAATGCGACTGAAAAAATGCAACTTTGCGAGTGGTTTTCTATTTGTCATGGCGGCTGCCCCCATGACCGGGTTATTAACCGTCGACATACCGAAGGATATAATGATACATGTTGTGGAACAGGGAAATTACTGGCGACCATTCAACGTTATTTAGCCAATACTTACTGA